A DNA window from Leopardus geoffroyi isolate Oge1 chromosome A1, O.geoffroyi_Oge1_pat1.0, whole genome shotgun sequence contains the following coding sequences:
- the LYRM7 gene encoding complex III assembly factor LYRM7, with amino-acid sequence MGQAAKVLQLFKTLHRTRQQVFKNDTRALEAARIKINEEFKSNKSETSPKKIEELIKIGSDVEFLLRTSVVQGIHTDHNTLKLVPRKELLIENVPYCDAPTQKK; translated from the exons gttTTACAGCTCTTTAAAACATTACACAGGACCAGacaacaggtttttaaaaatgataccaGAGCATTAGAAG cagccagaataaagataaatgaagaattcaaaagtaataaaagtgaaACTTCTcccaagaaaatagaagag ctaATAAAAATAGGTTCCGACGTTGAATTTTTACTCAGAACATCTGTTGTACAAGGTATTCATACAGACCACAATACATTga aattggtCCCTAGGAAAGAACTCCTTATAGAAAATGTGCCATACTGTGATGCACCAACTCAGAAAAAATGA